From a single Montipora foliosa isolate CH-2021 unplaced genomic scaffold, ASM3666993v2 scaffold_411, whole genome shotgun sequence genomic region:
- the LOC137988216 gene encoding uncharacterized protein has translation MGKTKGKRRASQKQTKEPAPQRGFKEALVAEMRSLGFDGDFFARNLDQSIERSTRRGKGPRRTRYIQYCTWAHALMRKEIGPEDAEFAFPEVVLDYIRHIAPGDIKGEIREDAYKVSLQDFCSAIDLPRLTDESSHP, from the exons ATggggaaaacaaaaggaaagcgacGTGCTTCGCAAAAACAAACGAAGGAGCCAGCGCCGCAGCGCGGGTTCAAGGAGGCACTCGTTGCGGAGATGAGATCTCTTGG GTTCGatggtgacttctttgctcGCAACCTTGACCAAAGCATTGAGCGTAGTACAAGACGCGGTAAAGGGCCTCGTCGCACCAGATATATCCAGTATTGTACCTGGGCACATGCGTTGATG CGAAAAGAAATCGGACCAGAAGATGCTGAATTTGCATTTCCAGAGGTGGTGTTGGACTATATAAGACATATTGCTCCTGGAGACATCAAAGGGGAAATCAGAGAG GATGCTTACAAAGTGTCATTGCAAGATTTCTGTTCTGCCATTGATCTGCCCAGGTTGACAGATGAAAGCAGTCATCCTTAA